The following proteins are co-located in the Pseudomonas sp. ATCC 13867 genome:
- the algG gene encoding mannuronan 5-epimerase AlgG: MNRHPLHALPLTALLLGGLFSAAAPVWAAPPAEKAPASAGRQPASGSAPAEEPGHTQTLKESGNYTVTAAPSEPLHLDPPKLPDLSGYTAEAVQKKIDRSKRGKALVQRMVQQQPLKEFTGGKNRLAEWVKRQRQMPQAIFIDGGYVSLADLAGKLPRTALEQVEPGVFIARLPIVVNQGATLEIDGKVKELRLSQDRGAFLVNDGKLFVRDTKVTAWNEAKKEQAWFKSPNEFRPFLVSWGGAEAYLVNSTFQSFGYNASKAYGISISQYSPGMDKTMKRPRPKGWVIGSTFVDAWYGFYCYEADDLVVRGNTYRDNIIYGIDPHDRSHRLIIAENEVHGTKKKHGIIVSREVNDSWIFNNKTYDNHLSGIVLDRNSERNLVAYNEVYRNHSDGITLYESGDNLIYGNQVLANRRHGIRVRNSVNIRLYENLAAGNQLMGVYGHIKDLTDTDRNIDLDPFDTKVSLIVVGGKLAGNGSGPLSVDSPLSLELYKVNMLGPTKSSGISFNGVLGEKQDQIFDLLVRQQRAVLIDPVESQAELQN; this comes from the coding sequence ATGAACCGCCATCCGTTACACGCCCTGCCGCTGACCGCGCTGTTGCTCGGCGGCCTGTTCAGCGCCGCCGCACCGGTGTGGGCCGCGCCGCCCGCGGAGAAGGCCCCCGCCAGCGCCGGACGGCAGCCCGCGTCCGGCTCGGCCCCCGCCGAAGAGCCGGGCCATACCCAGACGCTGAAGGAGTCCGGCAACTACACCGTGACCGCCGCGCCCAGCGAGCCGCTGCACCTGGACCCGCCGAAGCTGCCCGACCTCTCCGGCTACACCGCCGAAGCCGTGCAGAAGAAGATCGACCGCAGCAAGCGTGGCAAGGCGCTGGTGCAGCGCATGGTCCAGCAGCAGCCGTTGAAAGAGTTCACCGGCGGCAAGAACCGCCTCGCCGAATGGGTGAAGCGCCAGCGCCAGATGCCCCAGGCGATCTTCATCGACGGCGGCTACGTCAGCCTCGCGGACCTGGCCGGCAAGCTGCCCAGGACTGCGCTGGAGCAGGTCGAACCGGGGGTGTTCATCGCCCGCCTGCCCATCGTCGTCAACCAGGGCGCGACCCTGGAGATCGACGGCAAGGTCAAGGAACTGCGCCTGTCCCAGGACCGCGGCGCGTTCCTGGTCAACGACGGCAAGCTGTTCGTGCGGGACACCAAGGTCACCGCCTGGAACGAAGCGAAGAAGGAGCAGGCCTGGTTCAAGTCCCCCAATGAATTCCGTCCGTTCCTGGTCTCCTGGGGCGGCGCCGAGGCCTACCTGGTCAACAGCACCTTCCAGAGCTTCGGCTACAACGCCTCCAAGGCCTACGGCATCTCCATCTCGCAGTACAGCCCGGGCATGGACAAGACCATGAAGCGCCCGCGCCCCAAGGGCTGGGTGATCGGCTCGACCTTCGTCGACGCCTGGTACGGCTTCTACTGCTACGAGGCCGACGACCTCGTGGTGCGCGGCAATACCTACCGCGACAACATCATCTACGGCATCGACCCGCACGACCGTTCGCATCGCCTGATCATCGCCGAGAACGAGGTCCACGGGACCAAGAAGAAGCACGGCATCATCGTTTCCCGAGAGGTGAACGACAGTTGGATCTTCAACAACAAGACCTACGACAACCACCTTTCCGGGATCGTCCTGGACCGTAACTCCGAGCGCAACCTGGTGGCCTACAACGAGGTGTACCGCAACCACTCCGACGGCATCACCCTCTACGAGTCGGGCGACAACCTCATCTACGGCAACCAGGTGCTGGCCAACCGGCGCCACGGCATCCGCGTGCGTAACAGCGTGAACATCCGCCTGTACGAGAACCTCGCCGCCGGCAACCAACTGATGGGCGTGTACGGCCACATCAAGGACCTGACCGATACCGACCGCAACATCGACCTCGACCCCTTCGATACCAAGGTTTCGCTGATCGTGGTCGGCGGCAAGCTGGCCGGCAATGGCTCAGGCCCGCTGTCGGTGGACTCGCCGCTGTCGCTGGAGCTCTACAAGGTGAACATGCTCGGCCCGACCAAATCCTCCGGCATTTCCTTCAACGGCGTGCTGGGCGAGAAGCAGGACCAGATCTTCGACCTGCTGGTGCGCCAGCAACGCGCCGTGCTGATCGACCCCGTGGAAAGCCAGGCCGAATTGCAGAACTGA
- the algK gene encoding alginate biosynthesis TPR repeat lipoprotein AlgK translates to MNRPVEAMIPKQAPKLALALAIAVAAGCAGLPDQRLAQEALERGDIATAQANFQSLATLGYADAQVGLADMQAATGDPAEQARAEKLYRGAAETSPRARARLGKWLAAKPGGTDAEHREAEQLLNRAFNEGEDSALVPLIVLYLQYPQAWPNVNPQQRIDQWRAQGLPQADLAQIILYRTQGTYNQHLGEVEQVCQRWLSRMDVCWMELATVYQIQGNADKQKAHIEALKTAWKAGRVPSERVDSVAGVLADENLGAPDPQAAQALLSEIAPAYPAAWVSLAKLQYDHPDLGDLDQMLDYLKKAQDAAQPRAELLLGRLYYDGKWTPQEPQKAEQHLLKAAATEPQAHYYLGQIYRRGFLGKVYPQKAVDHLLIAARAGQASADMALAQLYSQGRGIRPNLVNAYVFGELAKRQQVPTATDLMAQIEPQIQPADRTAAQQLLKREEQTRGANWQATVSLLQNNQEQENL, encoded by the coding sequence ATGAACCGTCCCGTCGAAGCCATGATCCCCAAGCAGGCCCCGAAGCTCGCCCTGGCTCTGGCCATCGCCGTGGCCGCTGGCTGCGCCGGCCTGCCCGACCAGCGTCTGGCCCAGGAGGCACTGGAGCGCGGCGACATCGCCACCGCCCAGGCCAACTTCCAGAGCCTGGCCACCCTGGGCTACGCCGACGCACAGGTCGGTCTGGCCGACATGCAGGCCGCCACCGGCGATCCCGCCGAGCAGGCCCGCGCCGAGAAGCTCTACCGGGGCGCCGCCGAGACCTCGCCGCGCGCCCGCGCCCGCCTGGGCAAGTGGCTGGCGGCCAAGCCCGGCGGCACCGACGCCGAACACCGCGAAGCCGAGCAGTTGCTGAACCGCGCCTTCAACGAAGGCGAGGACAGCGCGCTGGTGCCGCTGATCGTCCTCTACCTGCAATACCCGCAAGCCTGGCCGAACGTAAACCCGCAGCAGCGCATCGACCAGTGGCGCGCCCAGGGCCTGCCGCAGGCAGACCTGGCGCAGATCATCCTCTACCGCACCCAGGGCACCTACAACCAGCACCTGGGCGAGGTCGAGCAGGTCTGCCAGCGCTGGCTGAGCCGCATGGACGTGTGCTGGATGGAGCTGGCCACCGTGTACCAGATCCAAGGCAACGCGGATAAGCAGAAGGCTCACATCGAAGCGCTCAAGACCGCCTGGAAAGCCGGTCGCGTGCCCTCCGAACGCGTCGACTCGGTCGCCGGCGTGCTGGCCGACGAGAACCTCGGCGCCCCCGACCCGCAAGCCGCGCAGGCGCTGCTCAGCGAAATCGCCCCGGCCTACCCGGCGGCCTGGGTGAGCCTGGCCAAGCTTCAGTACGACCACCCCGACCTGGGCGACCTGGACCAGATGCTCGACTACCTGAAGAAGGCCCAGGACGCCGCCCAACCGCGCGCCGAGCTGCTGCTCGGCCGCCTCTACTACGACGGCAAGTGGACGCCGCAGGAGCCGCAGAAAGCCGAGCAGCACCTGCTCAAGGCCGCCGCCACCGAGCCCCAGGCGCACTACTACCTGGGCCAGATCTACCGCCGCGGCTTCCTCGGCAAGGTCTACCCGCAGAAAGCCGTGGACCACCTGCTGATCGCCGCCCGCGCAGGGCAGGCCAGCGCTGACATGGCTCTGGCACAGCTGTATTCGCAGGGGCGTGGCATTCGGCCGAACCTGGTCAACGCTTACGTCTTCGGCGAGCTTGCAAAACGCCAGCAGGTCCCTACCGCCACTGACCTGATGGCGCAGATCGAGCCGCAGATACAACCGGCCGACCGCACTGCGGCCCAGCAGTTGCTCAAGCGCGAGGAGCAAACGCGCGGCGCCAACTGGCAAGCCACCGTCAGCCTTCTGCAGAACAACCAGGAACAAGAAAACCTATGA
- a CDS encoding mannuronate-specific alginate lyase: MKTPIVTRVGLTVAVVSALFGGPLFPRIGHAADLVPPPGYFSAVGDKGSKKDSDRCPAIPTPYTGSLQFTSKYKGSDSARSTLNADAEKEFRNQIKDISEMERGTAKLITQYMRSGNKGDLDCAMNWLDAWAQAGALESTDFNHTGKSMRKWALGSLSSSYMRLKFSSSRPLAAYAEQSKTIENWFSTLGSQVVRDWSDLPLKKINNHSYWAAWSVMSAAVVTNRRDLFDWSVQEFKVAANQVDPDGYLPNELKRRQRALSYHNYSLPPLTMIAAFAQVNGVDLRQENNGALQRLANRVMQGVDDPDAFDEKTGNDQDMDDLKKSSKFAWLEPYCALYSCAPKTQDWKKKMEPFNSFRLGGEVTKVFNRQGAGS, from the coding sequence ATCAAGACTCCCATCGTTACCCGAGTCGGCCTGACGGTCGCCGTGGTCTCAGCGCTGTTCGGCGGCCCCCTGTTTCCCAGGATCGGTCACGCCGCGGACCTGGTGCCACCACCGGGCTACTTCTCCGCCGTCGGCGACAAGGGCAGCAAGAAGGATTCGGACCGCTGCCCCGCCATCCCGACGCCCTACACCGGCAGCCTGCAGTTCACCAGCAAGTACAAGGGCTCGGACTCGGCGCGCTCGACACTCAATGCCGATGCGGAAAAGGAGTTCCGCAACCAGATCAAGGACATCTCCGAGATGGAGCGCGGCACCGCCAAGCTGATCACCCAGTACATGCGCAGCGGCAACAAAGGTGATCTGGATTGCGCGATGAACTGGCTGGACGCCTGGGCCCAGGCCGGCGCCCTGGAGAGCACCGACTTCAACCACACCGGCAAGTCCATGCGCAAATGGGCCCTCGGCAGCCTGTCGTCCTCCTACATGCGCCTGAAGTTCTCCAGCAGCCGGCCGCTGGCCGCCTACGCCGAACAGTCGAAGACCATCGAGAACTGGTTCAGCACCCTGGGCAGCCAGGTGGTGCGCGACTGGAGCGACCTGCCGCTGAAGAAGATCAACAACCACTCCTACTGGGCCGCCTGGTCGGTAATGTCCGCCGCCGTGGTGACCAACCGCCGCGACCTGTTCGACTGGTCGGTGCAGGAGTTCAAGGTCGCCGCCAACCAGGTGGACCCGGACGGCTACCTGCCCAACGAACTCAAGCGCCGCCAGCGTGCGCTGTCGTACCACAACTACTCGCTGCCGCCGCTGACCATGATCGCCGCCTTCGCACAGGTCAACGGCGTCGATCTGCGCCAGGAAAACAACGGCGCCCTGCAGCGCCTGGCCAACCGCGTGATGCAGGGCGTGGACGACCCGGACGCCTTCGACGAGAAGACCGGCAACGACCAGGACATGGACGACCTGAAGAAAAGCAGCAAGTTCGCCTGGCTGGAACCCTACTGCGCGCTCTACAGCTGCGCGCCGAAGACCCAGGACTGGAAGAAGAAGATGGAGCCGTTCAACAGCTTCCGCCTGGGGGGTGAAGTGACCAAGGTTTTCAACCGACAGGGGGCGGGGAGCTGA
- a CDS encoding alginate O-acetyltransferase yields the protein MKRMTFNLLRLSSLTASLLLAHQALAADASAPTYTAQPTAALCPNAANDAAYNTKYLGFFTHLVPAQEDWLFRTTYDLRTDFGTSAEGWRELKQLRDELKRKGIDLVVVYQPTRGLVNREKLNPQEKASFNYELAKQNYQATIAQFRKAGIYTPDFSPLFDEKEEHSFYFKGDHHWTPYGAMRSAKIVAETLKEIPAYDDVPKKDFESKRVGLLSKLGTFHKAAAQLCGSGYAPQYVDRFETEPVGGSGDGDLFGDGGDAQVALVGTSNSGPAYNFAGFLEEYAKVDILNNAVSGGGFDSSLLAYMTSKEFHDKPPKILIWEFATHYDMAQKSFYRQAMPLVDNGCADGKPALSRKIKLHPGRNEVLVNSGALPIRSGSYTADVTYSDPGVHELKNTIWYMNGRREQLKIEQSKAVDTGGRYVFELRNDEDWSNQQFLSLEIEAPEDMPAGLEVEAKLCQTPKAKSANVAAN from the coding sequence ATGAAACGTATGACCTTCAACTTGCTGCGCCTGTCGAGCCTCACCGCCAGCCTGTTGCTCGCCCACCAGGCCCTGGCCGCCGACGCCTCGGCGCCGACCTACACCGCCCAGCCTACCGCGGCCCTGTGCCCGAACGCGGCCAACGACGCGGCCTACAACACCAAGTACCTGGGCTTCTTCACCCACCTGGTGCCGGCCCAGGAAGACTGGCTGTTCCGTACCACCTACGACCTGCGCACCGACTTCGGCACCAGCGCCGAGGGCTGGCGCGAGCTCAAGCAGCTGCGCGACGAACTCAAGCGCAAGGGCATCGATCTCGTCGTCGTCTACCAGCCCACCCGTGGCCTGGTGAACCGCGAGAAGCTCAACCCGCAGGAGAAGGCCAGCTTCAACTACGAGCTGGCCAAGCAGAACTACCAGGCGACCATCGCCCAGTTCCGCAAGGCCGGCATCTACACCCCGGACTTCTCCCCGCTGTTCGACGAGAAGGAAGAACACTCCTTCTACTTCAAGGGTGACCACCACTGGACGCCGTACGGCGCCATGCGCAGCGCGAAGATCGTGGCCGAGACCCTGAAGGAAATTCCGGCGTACGACGACGTGCCGAAGAAAGACTTCGAAAGCAAGCGCGTGGGCCTGCTGTCCAAGCTGGGCACCTTCCACAAGGCCGCCGCTCAGCTCTGCGGCAGCGGCTACGCACCGCAGTACGTCGACCGCTTCGAGACCGAGCCGGTGGGCGGCTCCGGCGACGGCGACCTGTTCGGCGATGGCGGCGATGCCCAGGTCGCCCTGGTCGGTACCTCCAACAGCGGCCCGGCCTACAACTTCGCCGGTTTTCTGGAGGAGTACGCCAAGGTCGACATCCTCAACAACGCCGTCTCCGGCGGCGGTTTCGACAGCTCGCTGCTGGCCTACATGACCAGCAAGGAGTTCCACGACAAGCCGCCGAAGATCCTCATCTGGGAATTTGCCACCCACTACGACATGGCGCAGAAGAGTTTCTACCGCCAGGCCATGCCGCTGGTGGACAACGGCTGCGCCGACGGCAAGCCGGCGCTGAGCCGCAAGATCAAGCTGCATCCGGGCCGCAACGAGGTGCTGGTCAACAGCGGCGCCCTGCCGATCCGCTCGGGCAGCTACACCGCCGACGTCACCTACTCCGACCCCGGCGTGCACGAACTCAAGAACACCATCTGGTACATGAACGGTCGTCGCGAGCAGCTGAAGATCGAGCAGTCCAAGGCCGTGGATACCGGCGGACGCTACGTCTTCGAGCTGCGCAACGACGAGGACTGGTCGAACCAGCAGTTCCTCTCCCTGGAAATCGAGGCGCCGGAAGACATGCCGGCGGGCCTGGAGGTCGAGGCCAAGCTCTGTCAAACGCCCAAAGCCAAGTCGGCCAATGTGGCCGCCAACTAG
- a CDS encoding MBOAT family O-acyltransferase, with translation MVFSSNVFLFLFLPIFLGLYYLSGNRYRNLLLLVASYVFYAWWRVDFLALFAGVTLFNYWIGLRIGAAGVRTKAAQRWLIIGVVVDLCVLGYFKYANFGVDSLNEIITSFGMQPFVLTHILLPIGISFYTFESISYIIDVYRGDTPATHNLIDFAAFVAIFPHLIAGPVLRFRDLVDQFNHRTHTVDKFAEGCTRFMQGFVKKVFIADTLAAVADHCFALQNPTTGDAWLGALAYTAQLYFDFSGYSDMAIGLGLMMGFRFLENFNQPYISQSITEFWRRWHISLSNWLRDYLYISLGGNRGGELQTYRNLFLTMLLGGLWHGANFTYIIWGAWHGTILAIERLLGVKAAPRVFNPLKWALTFLMVIIGWVIFRAENLHVAWRMYAAMFSFGDWSLSELNRASLTGLQVGTLVVAYVVLAVFGLRQFYNAPLAEKASKAKAVEPTAVLAGNGGALAVMPVLAMRAALLLLFAASVLKLSAQSYSPFLYFQF, from the coding sequence ATGGTCTTTTCTTCCAACGTGTTCCTGTTCCTGTTCCTGCCGATATTCCTCGGCCTGTACTACCTGAGCGGGAACCGCTACCGCAACCTCCTGTTGCTGGTAGCCAGCTACGTCTTCTACGCATGGTGGCGTGTCGACTTCCTGGCCCTGTTCGCCGGCGTGACGCTGTTCAACTACTGGATCGGCCTGCGCATCGGCGCGGCCGGCGTGCGCACCAAGGCTGCGCAGCGCTGGCTGATCATCGGCGTGGTGGTCGACCTGTGCGTGCTGGGCTACTTCAAGTACGCCAACTTCGGCGTGGACAGCCTCAACGAGATCATCACCTCGTTCGGCATGCAGCCCTTCGTGCTGACCCACATCCTGCTGCCCATCGGCATCAGCTTCTACACCTTCGAATCGATCAGCTACATCATCGACGTGTACCGCGGCGACACCCCGGCCACGCACAACCTGATCGACTTCGCGGCGTTCGTGGCGATCTTCCCGCACCTGATCGCCGGCCCGGTGCTGCGCTTCCGCGACCTGGTGGACCAGTTCAACCACCGCACCCACACCGTCGACAAGTTCGCCGAAGGCTGCACCCGCTTCATGCAGGGCTTCGTCAAGAAAGTCTTCATCGCCGACACCCTGGCGGCGGTGGCCGACCACTGCTTCGCCTTGCAGAACCCCACCACCGGCGACGCCTGGCTCGGCGCGCTGGCCTACACCGCGCAGCTGTACTTCGATTTCTCCGGCTACAGCGACATGGCTATCGGCCTCGGCCTGATGATGGGCTTCCGCTTCCTGGAGAACTTCAACCAGCCCTACATCAGCCAGTCGATCACCGAGTTCTGGCGGCGCTGGCACATCAGCCTGTCCAACTGGCTGCGCGACTACCTGTACATCAGCCTCGGCGGCAACCGCGGCGGCGAGCTGCAGACCTACCGCAACCTGTTCCTCACCATGCTGCTCGGCGGCCTGTGGCACGGCGCCAACTTCACCTACATCATCTGGGGCGCCTGGCATGGCACCATCCTCGCCATCGAACGCCTGCTCGGCGTGAAGGCCGCGCCGCGGGTGTTCAACCCGCTGAAGTGGGCGCTGACCTTCCTGATGGTGATCATCGGCTGGGTCATCTTCCGCGCCGAGAACCTGCACGTGGCCTGGCGCATGTACGCGGCGATGTTCAGCTTCGGCGACTGGAGCCTCTCCGAACTCAACCGCGCCAGCCTCACCGGCCTGCAGGTCGGCACCCTGGTGGTCGCCTACGTGGTGCTCGCCGTGTTCGGCCTGCGCCAGTTCTACAACGCACCGCTGGCGGAAAAGGCCAGCAAGGCCAAGGCCGTCGAACCGACGGCGGTGCTCGCCGGCAATGGCGGCGCCCTCGCCGTGATGCCGGTGCTGGCCATGCGCGCCGCCCTGCTCCTGCTGTTCGCCGCCTCGGTGCTCAAGCTCTCGGCGCAGAGCTACTCGCCGTTCCTCTACTTCCAGTTCTGA
- the algF gene encoding alginate O-acetyltransferase AlgF — MNRLTIRTLKSSALALCLGAASFGAFAGGEGALYGPQAPKGSAFVRAYNAGSSELNVAVGNATLNDVSPLGSSDFKFLPAGNYTAKVGTQSLPVKLDPDAYYTLVSQPGGQPRLVPEPPFKNKQKALVRVQNLSGKALTLKTADGKTEVVSNVAPQSHGDREINPVKVNLALFDGAKKVSDLKPVTLERGEVVCLYITGEGGKLNPVWVKRPVKVD, encoded by the coding sequence ATGAACCGACTGACCATTCGCACCCTGAAGTCGTCCGCACTGGCCCTCTGCCTGGGCGCAGCATCCTTCGGCGCCTTCGCCGGCGGTGAAGGCGCGCTCTATGGGCCGCAAGCACCCAAGGGTTCAGCCTTCGTGCGGGCCTACAACGCCGGCAGCTCCGAACTGAACGTCGCCGTCGGCAACGCCACCCTGAACGACGTCTCGCCACTGGGCTCCAGCGACTTCAAATTCCTCCCGGCGGGCAACTACACCGCCAAGGTCGGTACCCAGAGCCTGCCGGTGAAACTCGATCCGGACGCCTACTACACCCTCGTCAGCCAACCCGGCGGACAGCCGCGCCTGGTGCCCGAACCGCCGTTCAAGAACAAGCAGAAAGCCCTGGTCCGCGTACAGAACCTCAGCGGCAAGGCCCTGACCCTGAAAACCGCCGACGGCAAGACCGAAGTGGTCAGCAACGTCGCCCCGCAAAGCCACGGCGACCGCGAGATCAATCCGGTGAAAGTGAACCTCGCGCTGTTCGACGGCGCGAAGAAAGTCAGCGACCTCAAGCCCGTCACCCTCGAGCGCGGCGAAGTGGTCTGCCTCTACATCACCGGCGAGGGCGGCAAGCTCAACCCGGTCTGGGTCAAACGCCCGGTAAAGGTGGACTGA
- a CDS encoding alginate O-acetyltransferase produces the protein MQPTTHPKISKPLQYTYIAVFGGMLLGLAGWSLKAFPSFSAAEGTTVLNGKLSHAFEGHYDDEFPIKRLGTNLWAALDYTVFEEGRPGVVLGKDGWLFTDEEFKPAPTRQQLDDNWALVRGVQQELEHRGVKLVLAIIPAKTRLYPEYLGKAQPAALHASLYEDFLQRARQAGMAAPELLETLEHAKDNGQVFLRTDTHWTPLGAEAVAQRLGESIRAGQGADLPTQTFVTEAGKSTPHKGDLLTFLPLDPLFTSLLPPEDQLEQRQTHPTEDAASAAADNGGDADLFGDSAQPQVALVGTSYSANARWNFAGALKQALSADVINYAKEGKGPLEPMLELLQDEGFKQKPARLLVWEFPERYLPMHSDLSQFNPDWVAQLRAAGNRDERLAANQASHPTAH, from the coding sequence ATGCAACCGACTACACACCCCAAAATCAGCAAGCCCCTGCAGTACACCTATATCGCCGTGTTCGGCGGAATGCTGCTGGGCCTGGCCGGCTGGTCGCTGAAAGCCTTCCCCAGCTTCTCCGCCGCCGAGGGCACCACTGTGCTCAACGGCAAGCTGTCCCACGCCTTCGAAGGCCACTACGACGACGAATTCCCGATCAAGCGCCTGGGCACCAATCTCTGGGCCGCGCTGGACTACACCGTGTTCGAGGAAGGCCGTCCGGGCGTGGTCCTCGGCAAGGACGGCTGGCTGTTCACCGATGAAGAGTTCAAGCCCGCTCCCACCCGGCAGCAGCTGGACGACAACTGGGCCCTGGTGCGCGGCGTACAGCAGGAGCTGGAGCACCGCGGCGTGAAGCTGGTGCTGGCGATCATCCCCGCCAAGACCCGCCTCTACCCCGAGTACCTGGGCAAGGCGCAACCGGCGGCGCTGCATGCCTCGCTCTACGAGGACTTCCTGCAACGCGCCCGCCAGGCCGGCATGGCCGCGCCGGAGCTGCTGGAAACCCTGGAGCACGCCAAGGACAACGGCCAGGTCTTCCTGCGTACCGACACCCACTGGACGCCGCTGGGTGCCGAAGCCGTGGCCCAGCGCCTGGGCGAAAGCATCCGCGCAGGCCAGGGTGCCGATCTGCCGACCCAGACCTTCGTCACCGAAGCCGGCAAGAGCACTCCGCACAAGGGCGACCTGCTCACCTTCCTGCCGCTGGACCCGCTGTTCACCAGCCTCCTGCCGCCGGAAGACCAGCTCGAGCAGCGCCAGACCCACCCGACCGAGGACGCCGCCTCCGCCGCCGCTGACAACGGCGGCGACGCCGATCTCTTCGGCGACAGCGCCCAGCCGCAGGTCGCCCTGGTCGGCACCAGCTACAGCGCCAATGCGCGCTGGAACTTCGCCGGCGCCCTCAAGCAGGCGCTCTCGGCGGATGTCATCAACTACGCCAAGGAGGGCAAGGGCCCCCTGGAACCGATGCTCGAACTCCTGCAGGACGAAGGCTTCAAGCAGAAGCCGGCGCGCCTGCTGGTCTGGGAATTTCCCGAACGCTACCTGCCGATGCACAGCGACCTGAGCCAGTTCAACCCGGACTGGGTCGCCCAGCTGCGCGCGGCGGGCAACCGCGACGAACGCCTGGCCGCCAACCAGGCAAGCCACCCAACGGCGCACTGA
- a CDS encoding alginate export family protein, translating into MLGAGLSLAGSLFGSLAYAAEEPPKNYGLDVKITAESEDDRDLGTAPGGDLNGIGIDLRPWAFGQWGDWSAYVMGQAVAATDTIQTDTIQSDDINNDSSGNNDKREPDDAYLALREFWVDYAGLTQYPGEHLRFGRQRLREESGTWQDTNIEALNWTFDTTLLRAHLGAAQRFSDYRTDITDLAPDDKDRTHVFGDISTQWMPNHWVGLRLHHSDDSGSLPDPGETVDSLDKRSTGDLTWVGLEANGDGYNWRSQMPINYWAGATWLTGNRDRLTTVPVNGDRVATGKQSGDVDAYGVDLGLRWNIDEQWRVGGAYARGSGGGKDGEDQFEQTGLQSNRSNFTGTRARVARFGEAFRGELSNVEAATLFGSWQMREDYDASIVYHKFRRVDGDSDIGNSGINAPLVNDSTDLGQEADLVVTKYFKQGLLPASMSQSIDEPSALVRLRGGVFKPGDAYGSHVDSTMHHAFIDVIWRF; encoded by the coding sequence ATGCTTGGCGCCGGCCTCAGCCTCGCCGGCAGCCTGTTCGGCAGTCTCGCCTACGCGGCCGAGGAGCCGCCAAAGAACTACGGCCTGGACGTCAAGATCACTGCCGAATCCGAGGACGACCGCGACCTGGGCACCGCTCCCGGCGGCGACCTCAACGGTATCGGTATCGACCTGCGCCCCTGGGCCTTCGGCCAATGGGGTGACTGGAGCGCCTACGTGATGGGTCAGGCCGTTGCCGCGACCGACACCATCCAGACCGACACCATCCAGTCCGATGACATCAACAACGACAGCAGCGGCAACAACGACAAGCGCGAGCCGGACGACGCCTACCTGGCCCTGCGCGAGTTCTGGGTCGACTACGCCGGCCTCACCCAGTACCCCGGTGAGCACCTGCGCTTCGGCCGCCAGCGCCTGCGTGAAGAAAGCGGCACCTGGCAGGACACCAACATCGAAGCCCTGAACTGGACCTTCGACACCACCCTGCTGCGTGCCCACCTCGGCGCCGCCCAGCGCTTCTCCGACTACCGCACCGACATCACCGACCTGGCGCCGGACGACAAGGACCGCACCCACGTCTTCGGCGACATTTCCACGCAGTGGATGCCCAACCACTGGGTCGGCCTGCGCCTGCACCACTCCGACGACAGCGGCAGCCTGCCGGACCCGGGCGAAACCGTCGACTCGCTGGACAAGCGCTCCACCGGCGACCTCACCTGGGTGGGCCTGGAAGCCAACGGCGACGGCTACAACTGGCGCTCGCAGATGCCCATCAACTACTGGGCCGGCGCCACCTGGCTGACCGGTAACCGCGACCGCCTGACCACCGTCCCGGTGAACGGCGATCGCGTCGCCACCGGCAAGCAGAGCGGCGACGTGGACGCCTACGGCGTCGACCTGGGCCTGCGCTGGAACATCGACGAGCAGTGGCGCGTCGGTGGTGCCTATGCCCGCGGCAGCGGCGGCGGCAAGGACGGCGAGGACCAGTTCGAGCAGACCGGCCTGCAAAGCAACCGCTCCAACTTCACCGGTACCCGCGCCCGCGTGGCCCGCTTCGGTGAAGCCTTCCGCGGCGAGCTCTCCAACGTCGAGGCCGCCACCCTGTTCGGCTCCTGGCAAATGCGCGAGGACTACGACGCGAGCATCGTGTACCACAAGTTCCGCCGCGTCGACGGTGACTCGGACATCGGCAACAGCGGCATCAACGCCCCGCTGGTCAACGACTCCACGGACCTCGGCCAGGAGGCCGACCTGGTCGTCACCAAGTACTTCAAACAGGGTCTGCTGCCGGCCTCGATGAGCCAGAGCATCGACGAACCGTCGGCACTCGTGCGCCTGCGTGGCGGCGTGTTCAAGCCGGGCGACGCCTACGGCAGCCACGTGGACTCGACCATGCACCACGCCTTCATCGACGTCATCTGGCGCTTCTGA